Proteins encoded in a region of the Quercus lobata isolate SW786 chromosome 8, ValleyOak3.0 Primary Assembly, whole genome shotgun sequence genome:
- the LOC115956615 gene encoding uncharacterized protein LOC115956615 codes for MGALLAQYLEESRKENAIYYISKKMLAYEEKYSPLEKTCVALVWATRKLTHYMLAFKKSVKGRAIADHLAHCSPEEAEEIQGNFSDEDIMGIELESWKMYFDGVTNQNGSGIEVLLISPNGTHIPFSGRLNFPATNNATEYEAFIMGLQVALGLGVKELEVYGDSALIISQIQNRWKIKEEKLMPYHECVQK; via the exons ATGGGGGCTTTGCTTGCTCAATACCTAGAGGAGTCTAGGAAGGAGAATGCGATTTATTACATTAGTAAGAAGATGTTGGCTTATGAAGAGAAGTATTCACCACTTGAGAAGACATGTGTAGCACTTGTATGGGCAACCCGTAAGCTTACACATTATATGCTTGCTTTCAAG AAGTCTGTGAAGGGGAGAGCAATTGCTGATCACTTGGCCCACTGTTCACCCGAAGAAGCTGAAGAAATCCAAGGAAACTTTTCAGATGAGGATATCATGGGGATAGAGCTAGAATcatggaagatgtattttgATGGGGTAACCAATCAAAATGGAAGTGGCATTGAAGTTCTCCTAATTTCTCCAAATGGGACACACATCCCATTCTCTGGTAGGCTTAACTTTCCTGCCACTAATAATGCCACTGAATATGAGGCTTTCATTATGGGGTTACAAGTGGCCTTAGGTCTAGGAGTAAAAGAGTTGGAAGTGTATGGTGATTCAGCCTTGATAAtttctcaaattcaaaatagatGGAAAATCAAGGAGGAAAAACTGATGCCTTATCATGAATGTGTCCAGAAGTAG